In a genomic window of Candidatus Bathyarchaeota archaeon:
- a CDS encoding PQQ-binding-like beta-propeller repeat protein, with protein sequence MRKAILAVAIASVFLLSNLLVFSCNDAPAPVIAAATNDEAASSKWLWNFTVFNTTEHTQDLTVGTPKVANGLAYVRSTEGYTIPGEKYHDHFGFGPPVHRLVCVHALNLSSGEEIWNFTGGFSYTDDARKVVDDKVYLSDDSGLYALDGATGAQKWNFTSDGYIRWYVVSGGIVYLTVETTQQLVYALDAASGHQLWKWTTSYNPGLPSPAIGDDAIYLGTTYKPYQYYAISIKDGNELWSSDVNGRVADSAFSDSAVYFYSSTLGQTYDAPTVTYLNALNTQNGGALWKLPIGYSSTGTPIVDGDVVYAVGREGAYKKTDAWRFEWGNSSIYALDASSGSPIWTYSANVDFTPLTLRDGIVYFSENGTFKALNAVDGTQLWSINTNTNASSTLVDGVFYYCSNNRLYALDAANGNSLGNVSVDSDMTFKTVTQGVAFFKANNTIHALSVPWSEQPSTTPSATSKIESPLNAEPIDQTLLLIAASLLFVTFVAIVLVKRVNRLRKIPLQKGSPS encoded by the coding sequence ATGCGTAAGGCTATTTTGGCGGTAGCTATAGCAAGTGTTTTTTTGCTTTCAAACTTGCTCGTGTTTTCTTGCAATGATGCACCTGCCCCAGTTATTGCTGCGGCTACAAATGATGAGGCGGCTTCTTCGAAATGGCTGTGGAATTTTACGGTTTTTAACACAACCGAGCACACACAGGACTTGACTGTGGGAACCCCCAAAGTCGCCAACGGATTAGCCTACGTTCGTTCAACCGAGGGCTACACCATACCTGGCGAAAAATATCATGACCACTTTGGGTTTGGTCCCCCAGTGCACAGATTAGTATGCGTTCACGCTTTGAACTTATCCAGTGGTGAAGAGATATGGAATTTTACTGGAGGTTTCTCGTACACCGATGACGCCCGCAAGGTAGTTGACGACAAAGTCTACCTCTCAGACGACTCTGGCTTATATGCATTAGACGGCGCCACTGGCGCTCAAAAATGGAATTTCACCAGTGACGGTTACATTAGGTGGTATGTGGTTAGCGGCGGCATTGTTTACCTCACCGTTGAAACCACCCAGCAACTAGTCTATGCCCTTGACGCTGCAAGTGGTCATCAGCTTTGGAAATGGACTACCTCATATAATCCGGGTCTTCCCAGTCCCGCAATCGGAGACGACGCAATCTATTTGGGCACAACCTACAAACCCTACCAATACTACGCCATCAGCATAAAGGACGGCAACGAACTCTGGAGTTCAGATGTCAACGGAAGAGTCGCTGATTCAGCATTCAGTGATAGTGCCGTCTATTTCTATTCGAGCACCTTAGGCCAAACCTACGACGCCCCTACCGTTACCTACCTCAACGCTTTAAACACTCAAAACGGCGGTGCCCTCTGGAAACTCCCGATTGGCTACAGTAGCACTGGCACGCCCATTGTTGATGGAGACGTTGTTTATGCGGTGGGCAGGGAGGGCGCCTATAAGAAAACAGATGCGTGGCGCTTCGAGTGGGGCAACAGCAGCATTTACGCATTAGATGCCTCCAGCGGTAGCCCAATATGGACTTACTCTGCCAATGTAGACTTTACCCCGCTTACCCTAAGAGACGGCATTGTTTATTTTTCTGAAAACGGAACCTTCAAAGCCCTAAACGCAGTTGACGGTACACAATTATGGAGCATCAACACAAACACAAATGCATCCTCTACGCTTGTCGATGGCGTCTTCTACTATTGTTCAAATAACAGGCTCTACGCCCTAGATGCGGCAAACGGCAATAGCCTCGGCAACGTTTCAGTCGATAGCGATATGACTTTTAAAACAGTCACCCAAGGCGTCGCCTTCTTTAAAGCAAACAACACAATTCATGCGCTTAGTGTCCCTTGGAGCGAACAGCCCTCAACTACTCCGTCAGCTACGTCAAAAATTGAATCTCCACTAAATGCAGAACCTATAGACCAAACGCTGCTCTTGATAGCTGCTTCTCTTCTATTTGTGACGTTTGTGGCAATTGTCTTAGTTAAGAGGGTGAATAGGTTGAGAAAAATTCCACTGCAAAAAGGCTCACCAAGTTAG
- the guaA gene encoding glutamine-hydrolyzing GMP synthase, with protein sequence MSSKYDTILVLDFGGQYCHLISRRIREHGVYSEIVPHDISPQEVADLSEKFNVKGLILSGGPSSVYEPNAPKLHPNILSVNLPVLGLCYGHQLLAQLTSGKVEPAICKEYGIAQVAIDKPVGVLEGLTESEKVWMSHGDTVVVPPPGFEALAHTENCPVAAFRHKTKPIYGLQWHPEVIHTEKGARMLQNFIFQVCKCQANWQMEDLISKMVTELQVETSGGRAIIGLSGGIDSSVATALAAKALGDKLTAVYVDHGFMREGETEAIRATFEKYPIRFIVANAQERFMAKLKGVTEPETKRKIMGEEFIRVFEEIAVQSGAEYLIQGTIYPDRIESGFRKNSDKIKSHHNVAGLPEKIRFKKILEPLRDLYKDEVRKVARMMDLPKELVNRQPFPGPGLAVRIIGILSEEKVRIAKRADKIVREEIEKNPFCEDLWQYFAVVTDTKATGVKGDARAYGYVVAVRAMESREAMTASFAKIPYEVLEKISTRITNEIPQVTRVVYDVTHKPPATIEWE encoded by the coding sequence ATGTCAAGCAAATATGACACTATCTTAGTTCTTGATTTCGGCGGCCAATATTGCCACCTAATCAGTCGCAGAATCCGCGAGCACGGCGTCTACTCCGAAATAGTACCCCACGACATTTCCCCCCAAGAAGTAGCTGACCTCTCCGAAAAATTCAACGTCAAAGGCTTAATCCTTTCAGGCGGACCCTCAAGCGTCTATGAACCCAACGCACCTAAACTTCACCCAAACATCCTATCCGTTAATCTCCCCGTTTTGGGCTTATGTTATGGGCATCAGCTTTTAGCCCAACTTACCAGCGGCAAAGTTGAACCCGCAATCTGCAAGGAATACGGCATCGCCCAAGTCGCCATCGACAAGCCTGTAGGCGTCTTGGAAGGCTTAACTGAATCCGAGAAGGTTTGGATGAGCCACGGCGACACAGTGGTTGTTCCGCCCCCTGGATTTGAAGCCTTAGCTCACACCGAAAACTGCCCCGTCGCAGCGTTCCGCCACAAAACCAAACCCATCTATGGTCTACAGTGGCATCCTGAAGTTATCCACACCGAGAAAGGTGCGCGTATGCTTCAAAACTTCATCTTCCAAGTGTGCAAATGCCAAGCAAACTGGCAAATGGAAGACCTCATCAGTAAAATGGTAACAGAACTCCAAGTTGAAACCAGCGGCGGCAGAGCCATCATCGGGTTAAGCGGTGGTATCGACAGTAGCGTTGCTACCGCGTTGGCGGCTAAAGCGTTAGGCGACAAACTCACCGCAGTTTATGTGGATCATGGTTTTATGCGGGAAGGAGAAACCGAAGCGATTCGCGCCACCTTCGAAAAATACCCCATACGCTTCATCGTAGCTAACGCGCAGGAACGATTCATGGCTAAACTCAAAGGCGTAACCGAACCTGAGACTAAACGCAAAATCATGGGCGAAGAATTCATCCGCGTCTTTGAGGAAATCGCCGTCCAATCTGGCGCAGAATACCTCATTCAAGGCACCATCTACCCCGACCGTATCGAATCTGGCTTCCGCAAAAACAGCGACAAAATCAAAAGCCACCACAACGTTGCAGGGTTGCCTGAGAAAATTAGATTCAAAAAAATCCTCGAACCCCTGCGCGACCTCTACAAAGACGAAGTCCGCAAAGTCGCGCGCATGATGGATTTGCCTAAAGAACTTGTAAACCGCCAGCCCTTCCCAGGTCCCGGTTTAGCTGTTCGTATTATCGGCATTTTAAGTGAAGAAAAAGTCCGCATAGCCAAGCGTGCCGACAAGATTGTCCGCGAAGAAATCGAGAAAAATCCGTTTTGTGAGGATCTTTGGCAATACTTCGCTGTAGTCACTGACACGAAAGCCACTGGCGTTAAAGGTGATGCTCGTGCTTATGGTTATGTGGTTGCGGTGCGTGCGATGGAGAGTCGTGAAGCTATGACGGCGAGTTTTGCAAAAATCCCCTATGAGGTGCTGGAGAAGATTTCTACCCGCATCACTAACGAGATTCCGCAGGTGACTCGCGTGGTTTATGATGTGACGCATAAGCCGCCGGCAACCATCGAGTGGGAATAA
- a CDS encoding Lrp/AsnC family transcriptional regulator, with protein sequence MELNETDQKILKGLLEDARFSSRQIAKNVGVSVGTVLSRIKKMEDDGLIKGYSVILDHEKLGFQLTVVTEITVSKGRLVETETEIAKIPNVCGVYDVTGLTDAIIVAKFKNREDLGAFTKRLLALPYIERTNTHVVLSTVKENFRLL encoded by the coding sequence ATGGAACTGAACGAAACTGACCAAAAAATACTAAAAGGCCTCTTAGAGGACGCAAGATTCTCAAGTAGACAAATCGCTAAAAACGTCGGCGTCTCAGTAGGCACCGTTCTATCTAGAATAAAAAAGATGGAAGACGATGGCCTAATCAAAGGCTACTCCGTAATTTTGGACCATGAAAAACTTGGTTTCCAACTTACCGTCGTGACCGAAATCACCGTCTCCAAAGGACGACTCGTCGAAACCGAAACCGAAATCGCAAAAATCCCCAATGTCTGCGGAGTCTACGACGTCACTGGCTTAACAGATGCCATAATCGTGGCGAAATTCAAGAACCGAGAAGACCTCGGCGCATTCACAAAAAGACTCCTCGCCTTACCCTACATTGAACGCACCAACACCCACGTCGTTTTATCCACGGTTAAGGAAAACTTCCGTCTACTCTAA
- a CDS encoding serine acetyltransferase: protein MSTAPDQSVPKKCAECREKNLDVDCWNPDRMIDALMSNNDKVEQDWLEKGLPILVDDIMSSYTQFGGMDHLEGRDLPSKKVVIEVLEDLFTILFPGYLGDSEITKANIKYHLGNKLTHVYTRLTGEIEKSLKYICRKISECPQDVCQKRAHVVGKEFLEKLPEIRSSLSGDVQAAFCGDPAAVSTEEVILSYPCVLAITTYRIAHELYLRGVPLIPRIMSEHMHSVTGIDIHPGAKIGKNFFIDHGTGVVIGETAEIGDNVKLYQGVTLGALSFPKDEKGNIIKGRKRHPTIGNNVVIYSGATLLGPDAVIGDNVVIGGNVWVTSPVASGTKITLALPELKYKTENHQTEKPKA, encoded by the coding sequence ATGAGCACAGCCCCTGACCAGTCTGTACCTAAAAAATGTGCGGAATGCAGAGAAAAAAACCTTGACGTCGACTGCTGGAATCCAGATCGCATGATAGATGCCCTGATGAGTAACAATGACAAGGTGGAGCAGGACTGGCTGGAGAAAGGGTTACCTATACTTGTAGATGACATCATGTCAAGCTATACGCAGTTCGGCGGCATGGACCATCTTGAGGGCCGCGACTTGCCCAGCAAAAAAGTCGTAATCGAAGTGCTCGAAGACCTCTTCACTATTCTTTTCCCCGGTTACTTGGGTGACTCAGAAATCACCAAAGCCAACATCAAATATCACCTCGGCAACAAACTCACCCACGTTTACACACGCTTGACTGGCGAAATCGAAAAGAGCCTCAAATATATCTGCCGAAAAATCAGCGAATGCCCCCAAGACGTATGCCAAAAACGGGCGCATGTCGTCGGTAAAGAGTTTCTCGAAAAGCTGCCCGAGATTCGGTCCTCGCTTAGCGGCGACGTGCAAGCTGCGTTTTGCGGTGACCCTGCAGCTGTGAGCACTGAAGAAGTCATCCTCAGTTACCCGTGCGTTCTTGCTATAACCACCTACCGGATTGCCCATGAACTCTACCTTCGCGGGGTACCTTTGATTCCTCGTATCATGAGTGAACACATGCATTCCGTAACTGGCATCGACATTCATCCTGGAGCAAAAATCGGTAAAAACTTCTTCATTGACCACGGCACCGGCGTCGTTATTGGTGAAACCGCGGAAATCGGCGACAACGTCAAACTCTACCAAGGCGTTACCTTGGGTGCTTTGAGTTTTCCCAAAGATGAGAAAGGCAACATCATTAAGGGACGCAAACGCCATCCCACAATCGGTAACAATGTTGTCATTTACTCTGGCGCAACCCTGTTAGGTCCAGATGCGGTCATCGGAGATAATGTCGTTATTGGCGGTAACGTTTGGGTGACGAGTCCAGTGGCGTCAGGAACAAAAATTACCTTGGCTTTGCCTGAACTCAAATATAAAACGGAAAATCATCAGACAGAAAAACCCAAAGCCTAA
- the cysK gene encoding cysteine synthase A, which translates to MNIHTNVLETIGNTPLIKLTKLTEGINATIVGKQESRNPGGSVKDRICLSMIQEAEKRGLLKPGATLIEPTSGNTGIGLAMVAAVKGYKLVLTMPETMSIERRNLLKAYGAQLVLTPGSDGMGGAINKAEELLASTPGSFMPQQFKNFDNPKVHRETTGPEIWQDTDGQVDFVVAGVGTGGTITGIAQYIKPQKSSFKAIAVEPAGSPVLSGGQKGPHRIQGIGAGFKPDILQLDLVDEIFKVTDEQAMQTARQLVQKEGLLVGISAGAATYAALEIAKRPENKGKLFVVILPDTGERYLSTPLFTDPSCNS; encoded by the coding sequence ATGAACATCCACACCAACGTCCTAGAAACCATAGGCAACACACCCCTCATAAAACTCACCAAACTCACAGAGGGCATAAACGCCACCATTGTAGGTAAACAAGAATCCCGCAATCCAGGCGGCAGCGTCAAGGATCGCATATGCTTAAGTATGATCCAAGAAGCCGAAAAAAGAGGTCTCCTAAAACCCGGCGCAACCCTTATCGAGCCCACCAGCGGCAACACCGGCATCGGCTTAGCTATGGTTGCAGCTGTCAAAGGCTACAAACTCGTCCTCACTATGCCTGAAACCATGAGCATCGAACGTCGCAACCTGCTTAAAGCCTACGGCGCGCAGTTGGTTTTGACGCCTGGGTCTGACGGCATGGGCGGAGCCATAAATAAAGCCGAAGAACTTCTCGCCAGCACTCCTGGCAGTTTTATGCCTCAGCAATTCAAGAACTTCGATAACCCCAAAGTCCATCGTGAAACGACGGGTCCCGAAATCTGGCAGGACACCGACGGACAAGTCGACTTCGTAGTCGCTGGCGTGGGTACAGGCGGAACCATAACTGGAATCGCCCAATACATTAAACCCCAAAAATCCAGCTTCAAAGCTATCGCTGTCGAACCCGCAGGTTCACCCGTGCTAAGCGGCGGACAGAAGGGTCCTCACAGAATCCAAGGCATAGGCGCAGGCTTCAAACCTGACATCCTTCAACTGGATTTAGTGGATGAGATTTTCAAAGTTACCGATGAACAAGCCATGCAAACAGCTCGTCAACTCGTCCAAAAAGAGGGCTTGCTAGTCGGTATCTCCGCTGGAGCCGCAACTTACGCTGCACTTGAGATTGCCAAGCGTCCCGAAAACAAAGGCAAACTCTTTGTCGTCATCTTGCCCGATACAGGCGAGCGGTATCTCAGTACGCCGCTGTTCACTGATCCCTCCTGCAATAGTTAA
- a CDS encoding Lrp/AsnC family transcriptional regulator — MDNIDLCIIEALIADARTPFRQIAIKLNVSPDTIIDRYNALQAKGVIRGSTIVLNPKMIGYSAMAVFMVDVSPISDETNQVDSSEILKELIRLKDIIVASKTVGDHDLMAIGVVKDFKHLFAIRKEIAAIPGVKDMDVSFWSEITELSPKYFVI; from the coding sequence TTGGACAATATAGACCTCTGCATTATTGAAGCGCTTATTGCCGATGCCCGTACGCCATTCCGTCAGATAGCAATTAAACTAAATGTTTCCCCCGATACGATAATTGACCGCTATAATGCGCTTCAAGCGAAAGGAGTCATACGAGGGTCGACTATTGTTCTTAATCCCAAAATGATAGGTTATAGTGCGATGGCTGTTTTCATGGTGGATGTTTCACCCATAAGCGATGAAACAAATCAGGTTGATTCTTCTGAGATTTTAAAGGAATTGATCCGCTTAAAGGACATCATAGTAGCCTCAAAAACTGTGGGCGACCATGATTTGATGGCTATCGGTGTTGTTAAGGATTTCAAGCATTTGTTTGCTATAAGAAAAGAGATAGCTGCCATTCCGGGCGTTAAAGACATGGATGTATCCTTCTGGAGTGAAATAACAGAACTTTCACCCAAATACTTCGTCATATAG
- a CDS encoding Lrp/AsnC family transcriptional regulator, with protein sequence MSTKLDKIDIAIIRALQKDARASFATIAKECQVSIDTISKRFKKIERSGIARGTSVLLNPKSFGCECVASFGIRADFSHIEPLLQFIKKIPDIVFSAQTMGKNSIFALALVKNVATLNQVKEVIKAHPMVREISTSIWVGDILLCPENFDLQAITGEY encoded by the coding sequence ATGAGTACAAAACTAGACAAAATAGACATAGCCATAATAAGAGCACTTCAAAAAGACGCACGAGCTAGCTTCGCTACAATCGCTAAAGAATGCCAAGTTTCCATTGACACAATCAGCAAAAGATTCAAAAAAATAGAACGATCAGGCATAGCAAGAGGAACAAGCGTTTTACTAAATCCTAAAAGCTTTGGCTGTGAATGCGTTGCCAGTTTTGGAATACGTGCCGACTTCTCCCATATCGAACCATTATTACAATTTATAAAAAAAATTCCCGATATAGTTTTCTCTGCGCAAACGATGGGCAAAAACAGTATCTTTGCTCTTGCTCTGGTCAAAAATGTGGCAACACTAAACCAAGTAAAAGAGGTAATAAAAGCGCATCCTATGGTACGCGAGATTAGTACAAGCATATGGGTTGGCGATATACTTCTGTGCCCTGAAAACTTTGATCTACAAGCAATAACGGGGGAATACTAA
- the gdhA gene encoding NADP-specific glutamate dehydrogenase, translating into MYKSPKDFMEYVKDKNPNQPEFHQAVDEVIGSIWSVIEENPKYQSANILERIIEPERTIMFRVTWVNDKGETKVNKGYRIQMNSAIGPYKGGLRFHPSVNLSVLKFLAFEQVFKNSLTTLPMGGAKGGSDFDPKGKSDAEVMRFCQNFMIELNRHVGQNTDVPAGDIGVGGREIGYLFGMYKKLQNEFTGVLTGKGLNWGGSLIRPEATGYGATYFAEEMLKAKGESFEGKTVAISGSGNVAQYAVEKVSELGGKVVTLSDSDGTIYDSEGISGSKLAYVMDLKNNKRCRIKEYASKYKNAEYWEGKRPWEIECQVVLPCATQNEISADEAKCLINNGCLCVSEGANMPTEPKGVKLFVENEILYGPGKAANAGGVATSGLEMSQNSMRLSWTREEVDARLRAIMRSIHQTCVRYGKEGDHINYVKGANIGGFVKVADAMIDQGIV; encoded by the coding sequence ATGTATAAATCGCCTAAAGACTTTATGGAATATGTAAAAGACAAAAACCCAAATCAACCTGAATTTCACCAAGCAGTCGATGAAGTGATAGGTTCTATTTGGTCTGTTATTGAAGAAAACCCGAAATACCAATCTGCAAACATCTTGGAGAGAATAATCGAACCCGAACGAACAATCATGTTTAGGGTAACCTGGGTTAACGATAAAGGTGAAACCAAAGTTAACAAAGGCTACAGAATCCAGATGAACAGCGCTATAGGCCCATACAAGGGCGGATTACGTTTCCATCCAAGCGTTAACCTGAGCGTTTTGAAGTTTTTGGCATTCGAACAGGTCTTCAAAAATTCATTAACCACCCTACCAATGGGCGGCGCTAAAGGCGGCTCTGACTTCGACCCTAAAGGTAAAAGCGACGCTGAAGTAATGCGCTTCTGCCAAAACTTCATGATAGAACTCAATCGCCATGTAGGACAAAACACTGATGTTCCAGCAGGAGACATCGGCGTTGGAGGACGAGAAATCGGCTACCTATTTGGCATGTATAAGAAACTCCAAAACGAATTCACCGGCGTACTGACGGGTAAAGGTCTTAATTGGGGCGGCAGCTTGATTCGTCCTGAAGCAACGGGCTATGGTGCTACTTACTTTGCTGAAGAAATGCTCAAGGCAAAAGGCGAGAGCTTCGAAGGCAAGACTGTTGCAATCTCCGGCTCGGGTAATGTTGCTCAATATGCGGTAGAAAAAGTCAGTGAGCTCGGAGGTAAAGTCGTAACCTTATCAGACAGCGATGGAACAATTTATGATAGTGAGGGCATTTCAGGGTCAAAACTAGCCTATGTGATGGATTTAAAAAACAACAAACGTTGCCGCATCAAAGAGTATGCTAGCAAATATAAAAACGCGGAATACTGGGAAGGTAAACGACCCTGGGAGATTGAATGCCAAGTTGTACTGCCCTGCGCCACTCAAAACGAAATCAGCGCAGATGAAGCTAAATGTCTCATCAATAATGGCTGTCTATGCGTAAGTGAAGGCGCCAACATGCCAACTGAACCCAAAGGCGTCAAATTATTTGTAGAAAATGAAATCCTTTATGGTCCAGGTAAAGCGGCAAATGCAGGCGGCGTAGCAACTTCAGGACTGGAAATGTCTCAAAACAGTATGCGTCTATCGTGGACACGTGAGGAAGTAGACGCAAGACTCCGCGCCATCATGAGAAGCATCCATCAAACATGCGTTCGATACGGCAAAGAAGGCGACCACATCAACTATGTCAAGGGAGCAAACATTGGCGGTTTCGTGAAAGTAGCAGACGCAATGATAGACCAAGGTATCGTCTAA
- a CDS encoding arginine--tRNA ligase has translation MSEVSSMVSQNPFDQFRQECRTVLAEALKKTLPEIKQPQINLNKTPNIDLGQLASSLCFELAKKLNQKPLALAQHLVAAIDPAGFDLIEKVTTAGAGYINFHLNFPKFSELTLQSIKQLHQQYGFVKTSAPQKMIVEHTSVNPLHPIHIGQARNPMIGDALARILAYRGHMVSRHYYIDDVGRQSSVVAYGYEKLGRPKPTEKADLFVGKIYTVTCCVVEINRLKRARDLAITVHSSDDLVKCNKEIDEWMSIAAELKEKFPVLFEALLTKISEDENPEEIISRLNRNYEDNEPNAKQLIREVSDLCLEGFRQTMARVGVTYDSWDWESDFVWSSQVSEVLSRLKATPFVFSKEGVLEFDADKVAKVLELKPKLGISEANEVPPLTLVRADGTTLYTTRDIAYTIWKFKNAQRVINVIGMEQSLAQLQLKLAVYALGYGEQAESLVHFAYNLVTLPGYKMSSRRGHYITFDEVQEEAVRRAYEEVSKRSPMLSEEEKHKIAEFVGLGAVRYALVDVDPGKPVMFTWERVLNFETNSAPYVQYTHARACSILRKAAREPENPAYGLLAEKLEKELILNLAGFPDMFIEATEYLKPNMIADYANALADKFNTFYNAYPVIKADSPELSDARIALTEAIRIVMSNALNLIGVVAPEKM, from the coding sequence ATGTCTGAAGTGAGCAGCATGGTTTCACAGAACCCCTTTGACCAATTTCGACAAGAATGCCGAACTGTCCTAGCCGAGGCGTTGAAAAAGACGCTGCCAGAAATCAAACAACCCCAAATAAACTTAAACAAAACCCCCAACATCGACCTTGGCCAGTTGGCTTCGTCTCTTTGTTTTGAGTTGGCAAAGAAACTCAACCAAAAACCGCTTGCTTTAGCCCAGCATCTGGTTGCCGCCATTGACCCCGCGGGGTTTGACCTCATCGAGAAGGTGACCACCGCAGGTGCAGGCTACATCAATTTCCACCTTAATTTCCCTAAATTCTCTGAGTTAACTCTGCAATCCATAAAACAACTCCACCAGCAATACGGCTTCGTAAAAACTTCTGCGCCCCAAAAAATGATTGTGGAGCACACAAGCGTTAACCCTCTGCATCCTATCCATATTGGGCAAGCCCGAAACCCCATGATAGGTGACGCCCTCGCCCGCATCCTAGCCTACCGCGGTCATATGGTGTCGCGGCATTACTATATTGATGATGTGGGGCGGCAGTCTTCGGTGGTTGCTTATGGTTATGAAAAGCTGGGCAGACCTAAGCCTACTGAGAAGGCGGATTTGTTTGTGGGCAAAATCTACACTGTCACCTGTTGCGTGGTTGAGATTAATCGGCTTAAGCGTGCCCGCGATTTAGCCATAACGGTGCATTCATCCGATGACTTAGTCAAGTGCAACAAGGAAATCGATGAGTGGATGTCCATAGCTGCGGAACTCAAAGAAAAGTTCCCTGTGCTGTTTGAGGCTTTGCTGACTAAAATTAGTGAAGATGAAAACCCTGAGGAAATCATCAGTCGCCTTAACCGCAACTATGAAGACAATGAACCCAACGCCAAGCAGCTTATTCGCGAAGTCAGCGACCTCTGTCTAGAAGGCTTCCGTCAAACGATGGCACGTGTCGGGGTCACGTATGATTCGTGGGATTGGGAGAGCGATTTTGTGTGGAGCAGCCAAGTCAGCGAGGTGCTTTCTCGGCTAAAAGCTACGCCGTTTGTGTTTAGCAAGGAAGGTGTGCTTGAGTTTGATGCGGATAAGGTTGCTAAAGTTTTAGAGTTAAAACCCAAGTTGGGGATAAGTGAAGCTAACGAGGTTCCGCCCTTGACGCTTGTACGCGCCGACGGCACCACCCTCTACACTACCCGCGACATCGCCTACACGATTTGGAAATTCAAAAACGCCCAACGCGTCATCAACGTCATAGGCATGGAACAGTCTTTGGCGCAGTTGCAGCTCAAGTTGGCGGTTTACGCCCTTGGGTATGGTGAGCAGGCAGAGAGTCTGGTGCATTTCGCCTACAACCTCGTCACGCTACCCGGTTATAAGATGAGTAGTCGACGTGGGCACTACATTACCTTTGATGAGGTGCAAGAGGAAGCGGTGCGCCGCGCCTATGAGGAAGTCTCTAAACGTTCCCCTATGCTTTCCGAGGAGGAGAAGCACAAAATCGCCGAGTTCGTCGGGTTAGGCGCTGTCCGTTACGCGCTTGTTGATGTGGACCCGGGTAAGCCTGTGATGTTTACTTGGGAACGTGTGCTTAACTTTGAGACCAACAGCGCCCCCTATGTGCAGTACACTCATGCTCGCGCCTGTAGCATTCTGCGTAAAGCTGCTCGGGAGCCCGAGAACCCCGCCTATGGGTTGCTTGCTGAGAAGTTGGAGAAGGAACTTATCCTTAACCTTGCAGGTTTCCCTGACATGTTTATCGAAGCTACCGAGTACCTAAAACCCAACATGATAGCTGACTACGCCAACGCTCTTGCCGACAAATTCAACACCTTCTATAACGCCTACCCGGTCATAAAAGCCGATTCACCTGAACTAAGCGACGCCCGCATAGCCCTAACCGAGGCAATCCGAATAGTGATGAGTAATGCGTTGAATTTGATTGGGGTTGTTGCGCCCGAAAAAATGTAG
- a CDS encoding histone deacetylase, whose translation MKTKIVFSQKCLGYGTWHVEGPQRIRIAQEFLAQKGYEFLEPTPASEDALLSVHDMDYLWNLKKGLVEDSDSPAYDNIFEFARLSAGGALLASQTCGFALMRPPGHHVGRYGAALGVYTRGFCYLNNIAIAVKESNKRTLIIDIDGHHGNGTQEVFLGDAKVSYLSIHQSPNYPGTGGASEANCINYSLPPNVGRKKYFETLNAALKDVDLSKFEAIAVSAGFDTHLGDLASLGLVEEDYFEIGKKIALLGKPTFFVLEGGYMGEKLAADIDSFLRGFEENK comes from the coding sequence ATGAAGACCAAGATAGTCTTTTCACAAAAATGCTTAGGCTACGGCACATGGCATGTTGAAGGCCCTCAACGCATAAGAATCGCCCAAGAATTCCTCGCCCAAAAAGGGTACGAGTTCTTGGAGCCCACCCCTGCAAGCGAAGACGCCCTTCTATCGGTTCATGACATGGATTACCTCTGGAACCTAAAGAAGGGATTAGTTGAAGACTCCGACAGCCCCGCCTACGATAACATCTTCGAGTTCGCCCGACTCTCCGCTGGCGGCGCACTTTTAGCCAGCCAAACCTGCGGGTTCGCACTTATGCGTCCACCAGGGCATCACGTTGGACGCTACGGAGCCGCCCTAGGCGTTTACACACGGGGGTTCTGTTATCTAAACAACATCGCTATAGCTGTAAAAGAATCCAACAAACGCACCCTAATTATAGACATTGACGGGCATCACGGAAACGGCACCCAAGAGGTTTTTTTGGGCGACGCTAAAGTCTCCTACTTATCAATTCATCAATCGCCCAATTATCCCGGCACAGGCGGCGCAAGCGAAGCCAACTGCATAAATTACAGCTTGCCGCCCAATGTTGGCAGAAAAAAATACTTCGAAACCCTAAACGCTGCACTCAAAGATGTTGACTTAAGCAAGTTTGAAGCGATTGCAGTCTCGGCAGGGTTTGATACCCATTTAGGGGATTTAGCATCCTTAGGTCTGGTGGAAGAGGACTATTTTGAAATAGGCAAAAAAATAGCCCTGTTGGGTAAACCAACGTTTTTTGTGTTAGAAGGCGGCTACATGGGTGAAAAATTAGCCGCTGACATAGACTCTTTTCTGAGGGGGTTTGAAGAAAACAAATAG